The Polyangium aurulentum genomic interval GCAGCCGTCGCCGCTCGCCGAATTGCCGTCCTCGCATTGCTCGTCGTCGCCCGGCAGCTTGAGCCCGTCGCCGCAGGTGGACTTGCACGCGCCCATCGTGCAATCGGGCTCGCGCTGGCAGAAGGGCGTGCAACCGTCGCCCATGTCGTTGTTGCCGTCGTCGCACGGCTCCTTGCCCTCGACGATGGCGTCACCGCAGACCGTGGGCTTGCACGGCATTCCCGGCGGACAGACCCAGCCGACCTCGAGCTGGCAATTCGCGTTGCAGCCGTCGCCGGCCACGGCGTTGCCGTCCTCGCACTCCTCCTGGCCCGCGAGGATGCCGTCGCCGCACGCCGCCGCCCCGCAGGCCGCGCCAATGACCGGGCATTGCCACCCGAGCTCCACCTGGCAGAGGGCGTCGCAGCCGTCGCCGAGCGTCGCGTTCTTGTCGTCGCACGTCTCGGCGCCGGTGACCTTGCCGTCGCCGCAGACGACCGTGCTCACGCACGCCATACCGGGCACGGGGCAGGCGTGGTCCTTCTCGATCGCGCTGCAATCGTTGGAGCATCCGTCGCCCGCGGCCACATTGCCGTCGTCGCACACCTCGCCCGACTCGATGATTCCATTGCCGCAGACCGGACCACACGGGCCTCCGTCACAATCGCCGCCCGCGCCCCCCATCCCGCCCGCGCCGCCCGCGCCTCCGGAGCCGACGAAGATGCCCCCCTCCCCGCCCTCGCCCCCACCGCCGGCAGTACCACCGTCGGGCGCGCCGCCGCTCCCGGTGCCCGTCGGCGTTCCGGGGTTCTCCCCGCCTCCGCAGCCCGCGGCGAGCCCAGCGGCGATGGATGCGGCAGTCAAAGGCACGAACAAAAAGGCGTGGATGTGTCGTCGCATGGGCAAGCTCCTCTCGGCACTCGTGGGCGCAGTGTCCCAGATGCTCTATACCCCGGAGCAGGGGTGCTCTGCGAGAGGCGTCGTGCGCACGTTCGCATTCGGGCGCATCCTGGACTTATGAGACCGCCCTTGCAGTGCCGGCTTTACTCCGCGCGGGCGGGCCCACGACGCGGCAGAGGCAAGGCCGCGATCAGGGCCCAGAGGCGTAGTACCAGGTCGCGCTCGCGTCGATGTCCCGCGGGTCGACGCTGGGATCGCCGTGGCTGTCCTGCACCTGCTCGAAGGTCATCGCCGACGGCGTCGTCGCGAAGATGGTGCCGGTGAGCGCTGTCTTGTACCAGGTGACCCGCGTGAGATTGTCGTTTACGTCCTGCTCGATGAGCATTCCGATGTACGCGCTGCTGTCGTCGGGGTCGACGGCCTTGAAGAGCCGCTTCTGCGCCCCGGTGGGCACGTAGGTCCCCTGCGTCCAGCCGCTCGTGCCAATGACCTGCGCGACGGATACGACCGGGCCCCAGCCCGTGCTCGGCAGGAGGAAATCGGTGATCTCCTCGGCCGTCAGCTCCTTCTGCGACGCCTCCATGGCGAGCGGGCCATTCCTCTCCACCGACATGGGCGCCATCGACCAGTATTCGGTGTGCGAGGCATAGAGCGAGCCGGAGGGATCGACGTCGTTCGTGGTGATGAGACGGATCAACGACCCGTCCACCGATACGAATTCGATGACGGACACGTGGGCGTCTACCGGGACTTGCAGCTTCACGGATTCGCGAGCGGGGGGCGCTTCCTGGGATGCTACGGTTGCATGCGCCGCGGTGGCCATGGCCATGAGGGCAATGGTCACGGTGGCGTATCGAATATTTCTTCGCATGATGCTCCTCTGTTCCACGGAACGAGACCGCGGGACCTGGCGAGGTTTCAAGAAAGATGCCAATTGGCCGACCTATCGAGTGGACGGGCCGGCATCCTCGGGGGCTGTCGTCGGCGTACCCAGAGGACGCGGCCCGCGTACCCGAGGTACGCGGACGTTGCCCCCGCCGCGGGTGCTTCGAAGATCAGGCGCGCCCTCGTGCACGCAAGAGCGGCGCGAGCGCAGCGCTCATGGCCGCGACAGCCGCCCGAAGCCTTGCAGGCTTGAACGCGGCGAACCCGAGCAGAAGCCCGCCGCGCTGGAGCGGGCGCATCGCGAGCGATGACAGCGGCGTGGCGGCCACCGAATGGGCAGCGAGCGCGTCGACAGCGGCGCGGTCGTCCACGCCGGGAGGCAGCCACGTGCAGAGGTCGAGGCCGGCATTCGCTCCAATCACCTCGATTGCGCCCCCTAGCTCGGACGCGAGCGCCTCGAGCAGCGCAGCGCGCCGTTCGGCGTAGAGCTCGCGCATTCGCCGGAGGTGGGACACGAAATGCCCCTCGCCCATGAACTCGGCAAGCGCCGCCTGCGCGAGTGGCGGGGTGAAACGATCGAGCACGCTCTTCGCCGTGATGAAGCGATCGAGCAGCGCGTCCGGCACGATGACATAGGCGAGGCGCAGCGCGGGGGACATCGTTTTGCTGAAGCTCCCCGCGTGTATGACGACCCCCGCGCCGTCGAGCCCCTGGAGCGCGGCGAGCGGACGGCCCTCGTAACGGAACTCGCTGTCGTAGTCATCCTCGAAGATCCACGCGCCGTGCGCCGCAGCCCAATCGAGCAGCGCGATGCGGCGGTCGATGGAAAGCGTGACGCCGAGCGGCGCCTGGTGTGCCGGTGTCACGTAAGCGAAGCGCGCGTCCGGTGCGCGCTCGATGCCGGCGGCGACGTCCAGCCCGCAATGGTCGATGGGCAGCGGGACGATTTGCGCACCCAGGCATTCGAGGAGGGGGCGCACGCCGACGTAACCAGGGTCCTCGATCCAGGCTCGATCGCCCGGATCGAGGACGAGTCGCGCGGTGATGTCGAGCGCCTGCTGCACGCTGGGCGTGACGATCACATTCTCGGCCGAGCACGAGACGCCGCGCGCGACGCGAAGGTGCTCTGCGATGGCCTCGCGCAGCGCGCGCACGCCACGGATTTCGATGTCGGCGAGGCGCGTGCCCACGTCACGCCGAGCGGCGCGCGCCACCATCCGGCTCCACACGTCGTGGGGGAAGACGTCGATGGCCGGGAGGTGCGCGATGAATGGCCGCAGCGCGCCGGA includes:
- a CDS encoding PLP-dependent aminotransferase family protein, yielding MSRHTRVPELPMPLHEQGVSKHRAAYDALRNAILEGRLRPGGRLPSTRDLAQQLGVARGTVVAAFEQLAAEGYIVGRQGSGTFVSRDLPDAWLEVKPPGAKKRARPRAPHLSRWAAGLDESSDPFRRSGALRPFIAHLPAIDVFPHDVWSRMVARAARRDVGTRLADIEIRGVRALREAIAEHLRVARGVSCSAENVIVTPSVQQALDITARLVLDPGDRAWIEDPGYVGVRPLLECLGAQIVPLPIDHCGLDVAAGIERAPDARFAYVTPAHQAPLGVTLSIDRRIALLDWAAAHGAWIFEDDYDSEFRYEGRPLAALQGLDGAGVVIHAGSFSKTMSPALRLAYVIVPDALLDRFITAKSVLDRFTPPLAQAALAEFMGEGHFVSHLRRMRELYAERRAALLEALASELGGAIEVIGANAGLDLCTWLPPGVDDRAAVDALAAHSVAATPLSSLAMRPLQRGGLLLGFAAFKPARLRAAVAAMSAALAPLLRARGRA